The following coding sequences are from one Trichoplusia ni isolate ovarian cell line Hi5 chromosome 15, tn1, whole genome shotgun sequence window:
- the LOC113501233 gene encoding long-chain fatty acid transport protein 4-like, with product MAAVDIAVDNNMNKTDINNQKFELKATDADLEKGELKKEELREESSIPWSKIIIAMLALGVLVAACAVTWVFQDWQTSLQVLAILAVVYCIAFYWRWLYVAALTAPRDFSALWCYFKILWLTRNFTNKKWSMPDIFHQMVLKHPNKACFLFEDETWTFKQVEDYSLRASAVLKSEGVKRGDVVAVMIGNCPEMPAIWLGATRLGAVAPLINTNQTGNTLLHSINVAKCDVVIYSDEFSTAFQDIAKELNPSIKLYKFTRRPLNTSADAVRVVETTGDFTAMLENVTPAPWSQADGEGFNGKLLYIYTSGTTGLPKAAVISSSRMVFMASGVHYLGSLRANDIIYCPMPLYHSAGGCITMGQAFIFGCTIVLKTKFSASAYFPDCIKYNATVAHYIGEMCRYVLATPQAATDKQHKVRTVYGNGMRPAIWTDFVKRFNIKKVVEFYGATEGNANIVNINNRTGAIGFVSRIIPAVYPIAILKVDPETGDPIRDKKGLCQLAQPNQPGVFIGKIKPNNPSRAFLGYVDKDASDKKIVRDVFTFGDSAFISGDILMADELGYLFFMDRTGDTFRWRGENVSTTEVESAISRVADQRDAVVYGVEIPNTDGRAGMCGIVDTQGSLDLEKLAKDIAKDLPKYARPIFIRVMTSVDMTGTFKMRKIDLQKEGYNPSVVKDKLFYLDPKTGKYVPLGNEEYEKIISGQIRL from the exons ATGGCGGCCGTCGATATTGCTGTTGATAACAACATGAATAAGACTGATATAAACAACCAAAAGTTTGAG TTGAAGGCGACAGATGCTGACTTGGAAAAGGGAGAGTTGAAAAAAGAAGAGCTAAGGGAAGAGTCATCAATACCTTGGAGTAAGATTATAATAGCGATGTTGGCGCTGGGTGTCCTCGTGGCGGCCTGCGCGGTCACCTGGGTGTTCCAGGACTGGCAGACCAGTCTCCAGGTCTTGGCCATCCTTGCAGTGGTCTACTGTATAGCGTTCTACTGGAGATGGTTGTATGTCGCAGCCCTAACAGCCCCAAGAGATTTCtc GGCTCTCTGGTGCTACTTCAAAATTTTGTGGCTGACAagaaactttacaaataaaaagtggTCCATGCCTGATATATTCCATCAAATGGTTTTGAAACATCCAAACAAGGCTTGCTTCTTGTTTGAAGACGAGACATGGACATTCAAACAG GTAGAAGACTACAGTTTGAGAGCATCGGCAGTCCTAAAATCCGAAGGTGTGAAGCGCGGTGACGTAGTTGCGGTAATGATTGGCAATTGTCCCGAGATGCCGGCGATCTGGCTCGGGGCCACTCGGCTGGGCGCAGTGGCCCCCCTCATCAACACCAACCAGACCGGGAACACGTTACTGCACTCCATCAACGTCGCTAAATGTGATGTTGTCATTTATAGTGATGAGTTTTCGACAG CTTTCCAAGACATTGCAAAAGAGTTGAACCCTTCAATCAAACTCTACAAGTTCACTCGGCGACCCCTCAACACGTCTGCTGACGCTGTCAGGGTAGTTGAAACCACTGGAGACTTCACTGCTATGTTGGAGAACGTCACGCCTGCTCCCTGGTCACAGGCCGATGGTGAAGGCTTCAACGGAAAGCTATTGTACATCTACACCTCTGGAACTACGGGTTTGCCAAAGGCAGCAGTTATTTCTTCCTCTCG AATGGTGTTCATGGCATCAGGGGTTCACTACCTCGGCAGTTTACGAGCTAACGATATCATCTACTGTCCGATGCCGCTGTACCACTCGGCTGGCGGCTGTATCACAATGGGCCAAGCCTTCATCTTCGGCTGCACTATAGTCCTGAAGACCAAGTTCTCAGCTTCAGCGTACTTCCCCGACTGCATCAAATACAATGCCACG GTGGCTCACTACATTGGCGAGATGTGCCGTTACGTGCTGGCGACTCCACAGGCGGCGACAGACAAGCAGCACAAAGTCCGAACTGTTTATGGCAATGGAATGAGACCAGCG ATTTGGACAGACTTCGTGAAACGTTTTAACATTAAGAAGGTGGTCGAATTCTACGGCGCTACCGAGGGAAATGCAAATATCG TAAACATCAACAACAGAACAGGAGCCATTGGATTTGTGTCAAGAATCATACCCGCTGTGTACCCCATCGCCATCCTCAAAGTGGACCCTGAAACTGGAGACCCTATTAGGGACAAAAAAGGTTTATGTcag TTGGCGCAACCCAACCAGCCAGGAGTATTCATAGGAAAAATAAAGCCCAACAATCCATCCCGAGCTTTCTTAGGTTACGTGGACAAGGACGCTTCAGACAAGAAGATTGTAAGAGACGTGTTCACTTTCGGAGACTCAGCATTTATTTCAG gtgACATCTTGATGGCTGATGAGTTGGGCTACCTGTTCTTCATGGACCGCACGGGAGACACGTTCCGGTGGCGTGGAGAGAATGTCTCTACTACCGAGGTGGAGTCTGCTATCTCGAGGGTCGCAGACCAACGAGATGCTGTAGTGTATGGTGTTGAA ATTCCCAACACCGATGGCAGAGCAGGCATGTGCGGTATCGTAGATACGCAAGGTTCCCTGGATTTGGAAAAGCTGGCTAAGGACATTGCGAAAGATCTGCCCAAATATGCCCGACCCATATTCATTAGGGTCATGACAAGCGTCGACATGACAG gtactTTCAAAATGAggaaaattgatttacaaaaagaaGGCTACAATCCATCGGTAGTCAAAgacaaactattttatttagacCCTAAAACAGGGAAATATGTGCCTCTTGGCAATGAAGAGTACGAGAAAATTATTTCTGGACAAATTAGactgtga